One Microtus pennsylvanicus isolate mMicPen1 chromosome 10, mMicPen1.hap1, whole genome shotgun sequence genomic window, CATTGAAAGCTTTGGAAGAATCTACTTTGATCTGTCCAAAGAGCCAATAGTTTCTCAATCACAATAGAAAATCTAACCAAGGTGGCTTGGTTTAGGATACTTTATCTTGACTAGGTTCCCATTTTGTAGCATTGTATCCACTCCATGTCATGGATGGAAACCTAAGCTAAATGGACCCACTACCCCATCTGATTCCTCAGGGTGAGGGTGTTCAGGCTCTAAAGCTTAGGAATGCCATGACCTATTTTATGTGAGCTGCTTTATGTGAGCCCAGCCCATCAAGGTTACAACTACAAAGGCCTGCTACATTCATGAAGACACCTAAAAGTTGGGTGTGTGATACAAGCAAAAAACAAGCCAGAAACAATTATCTGAGAAAGCATAATTTTACTTTAATGAGAATCAAAGTCACATTTTATCTTCAAGCAGATCCTTGAGCCAACAGTAAGAAAGACATAGGCAAGGTTCAGCTCTGCCTTCATCTTTAAAGGACCTGACTTGCCTTTTACTTTGCTGTCCTTCCCCCCACCCATTGACTTCCATTGTAGGTGCCATCTCTTACGCACCGTAGAAGACATTCAGGTATCCAGACCTGTTTTTCCTTCCAGTGCTGGAATCCCAACACAGGTGGCTTCTTTCACACATGCTACATTACCAAGTTGCAATCTTGCTTCTGAGACTTTTACTCCTAGAGCTCAGACCAATCTCTGTTCATAGTAACCTTCTTGCCACAAGTTTCTGGATTGCTAGGATTGCAATCACAAGTTACCAATGTCTAAGAATGTCAAGTCTGTTTCCATTCCATTCCCCATGTGAGCAACAGATGTCCTTGGACAAAGTATAAAGCTATTTGTTCAAATACAAAAATGACCATATAAAGTATTTCTTCCTGCAATTACTATGTTCACCCAGTGAATTTTAAGTGGCACTATATTCAAACTGATTTGCCAAAGTGGTAAATTAGATAGGACACACTTATAACTAGTAAATGGTAATGTTTATAGTAGTACTTTAACTCTATTTTCTTATTCAGTCTaggattttttcattttatcctaGCCCTTTAAGCTCCTAGGAATTTTAGATGTTGAGAACATTCCATGTGCACGAGAATCTATTCTATATGGCTCACTAGGATCAGTTGTGGCTGGACTTGGACATTTCTTGGTGACCAGTGAGTATTTCTTCTAAGTATTAAACATTTCTGGGGTAAAACGTTTTTTACAAACATGATTATATTTACTTCAGTTGTTTTTGACAGGTAGGATTAGGAGATCATGTGATGTTGGAGTAGGAGGATTTGTCCTGGTGACTTTAGGATGCTGGTACGTTTGCTAGATATTCCAGAAAATGCAGATTTCttgtgtcctggctgtcctggaaccaggctggtcttgaactctgccCCCCaccaagtgctaggtttaaaggtgtgtgcatgcTGCCACCACCTTCACAAACCATTGTGGGAGGGTTTTTTGTCCTGGCTGACCCCCACTGTAGTAGTACTAGGCTGACCCCTGCGGCATCCTCTCCTGagtgctactgggattaaagccacaaCACTCagataaggaatttttttttaaataaaaatctatcCTAAGACTATGGCAATGCATTCATTGTATATTTGAACAGATGAATGGCAGAGGATTGCATTAAAACATGAAAGTGATTTAAATAGCCAAACGGAACCCAAGGGATCCCTACAGTATACACGTTCTACAACAGATAAAATCATTTTAACACCTTAAATATATTTGGGAGTAGTCATTTTGAAAATCTGTGTGAAATTAAAATCCCTTGGGTCATATAGAAACtagtaatttttttcatattttctctaaGGTTCCATTGTAGGTATAATTTTGCTAAGCAGAGAATCCAGGAGAGAATCGCCAgagaaggaattaaaaataagattttatatGAAAGCACCCACCTTGATCCTGAAAGAAAACTCAAGAGCAGTAGCAACAGCTGAGCAACCCTGAGCATAAAGAACCCAAAGCGAACTACTTACTCCTTTGGAACACCACAAATGTATATACtgtgtacaataaaaaaaaactcaaattgTGTGTGAATTGTATGTATTGTGTCACTTGCATGAAAACGTTTCTGGTCTTGGAAGCCAGTACAGTATGCTTGCTATACACTGCACAATTCTCATTCAAAAAACACAGGAGTGTAAAACCTTCCTATGTGTCGTATGCACTAAACCAGACTGAAGGAAAAACTGCACTTCAACAAGGATATCCATTACTGGTCCTACTGCTGTCAGGATGACCCAAAGGACAATATCTGAAATTCTGTTCTCTATCCTTCAACAAAAAACTGTTTTCCTTTTGATCACCATGAAGGGTGGGGTGCAGACAGACTTGCGTAACTACCCAGTCAATGAtggtttttacacacacatatattacttTAAGTTTTC contains:
- the Cox20 gene encoding cytochrome c oxidase assembly protein COX20, mitochondrial isoform X1, which codes for MAAAREPQEPERKPFKLLGILDVENIPCARESILYGSLGSVVAGLGHFLVTSRIRRSCDVGVGGFVLVTLGCWFHCRYNFAKQRIQERIAREGIKNKILYESTHLDPERKLKSSSNS
- the Cox20 gene encoding cytochrome c oxidase assembly protein COX20, mitochondrial isoform X2, which produces MAAAREPQEPERKPFKLLGILDVENIPCARESILYGSLGSVVAGLGHFLVTSSIVGIILLSRESRRESPEKELKIRFYMKAPTLILKENSRAVATAEQP